The stretch of DNA TCCGCATCCGGCTAAAGACCTGCCCCTCCACGGGCGAAAAGTGGACGCCGAAGCACGGCAAATGCCGCATCGTGCCATTGACGGCACGGGCCTCGGACATCCTAACCAAGGCGATGAAGCAGTCGAGTTCGCCTTGGGCTTTCCAGTCGCCAGACAGCCGAGGTCTACAGAAAGGCAAGTGGACGTACAGCCCGCTGCGGCGACGGCTGCATCTCCGGCTGCGTGAGATGCAGGCGAAGCGGCGCAGCCTGCACGTGCTGCGTCACACGGGGGCCACCTTCTATGCGAATGATGCTGGCATGCCCGTGGCGCAACTCCAGAAGTTCCTTGGCCATGAGCGCT from Phycisphaerales bacterium AB-hyl4 encodes:
- a CDS encoding tyrosine-type recombinase/integrase, whose product is RIRLKTCPSTGEKWTPKHGKCRIVPLTARASDILTKAMKQSSSPWAFQSPDSRGLQKGKWTYSPLRRRLHLRLREMQAKRRSLHVLRHTGATFYANDAGMPVAQLQKFLGHERLAETQRYLHPSTEDLAASLKRVDFSRLAGKEEKAT